The following are from one region of the SAR324 cluster bacterium genome:
- a CDS encoding TRAP transporter substrate-binding protein, whose translation MNKVNKHLMIVVSIFASFFIGNAKAETWTVQTSMPSGSYIFKHVEKWVPKLTSITNGRIKIQLVGGGTVVPHNQTIDAVGQDIIQGDFTATVYFGGRDKVFAIIGDMVAAYDNVWQVYSYCYQGGGKELFQKVWDEYTDESVKIVGCAPYARESFTSTIPIKKLDDLKGVKLRAPEGLASEVFKRAGANPVGIPGSEVYTSLQKGVIEAADYSSYTEDKSIGLHEVAKYPIYPGIHSMPILHFSVNMEKWEKLSEADQIALDLWYRATMVDLMQDLELSDLKLVAEDKRTGAVNVQNWDQSERDKLRAIAADAWKAYSSESPLATEAYKSVVAYLKAAGLL comes from the coding sequence ATGAATAAAGTGAATAAACATTTGATGATCGTAGTGTCAATATTCGCTAGTTTTTTTATAGGCAACGCAAAAGCTGAAACCTGGACTGTACAGACATCAATGCCATCTGGGTCATATATTTTTAAACATGTAGAAAAGTGGGTGCCTAAACTAACATCTATTACAAATGGTCGCATAAAGATACAGCTTGTGGGTGGAGGAACAGTTGTTCCACACAATCAGACAATTGATGCAGTTGGACAAGATATAATACAGGGAGATTTTACGGCTACCGTGTATTTTGGAGGAAGAGATAAAGTATTTGCGATCATCGGTGATATGGTTGCAGCATATGATAATGTTTGGCAGGTATATTCATATTGTTATCAGGGAGGGGGTAAAGAACTATTTCAAAAAGTGTGGGATGAATATACTGACGAATCAGTAAAAATTGTTGGGTGTGCTCCTTATGCAAGGGAATCATTTACCTCAACAATTCCAATAAAAAAACTTGATGACTTAAAAGGTGTAAAACTACGCGCTCCTGAAGGATTAGCATCTGAAGTTTTCAAAAGAGCAGGTGCTAATCCAGTTGGAATACCTGGCTCAGAGGTATATACATCATTACAAAAAGGTGTTATTGAAGCCGCAGACTATTCATCGTACACAGAAGATAAGTCAATTGGTCTACATGAAGTAGCTAAATATCCTATCTATCCGGGAATACATTCAATGCCAATCCTACATTTTTCTGTGAATATGGAAAAATGGGAAAAGTTAAGTGAGGCAGATCAAATTGCACTAGATCTTTGGTATAGAGCAACAATGGTTGATTTAATGCAGGATTTAGAACTCTCAGATTTAAAACTAGTAGCTGAAGATAAACGGACTGGTGCAGTAAATGTTCAAAATTGGGACCAGTCAGAAAGAGATAAGCTGAGAGCTATCGCAGCAGATGCATGGAAAGCTTATTCATCAGAAAGTCCACTGGCAACAGAAGCATATAAAAGTGTAGTGGCATATCTCAAAGCTGCAGGTCTACTTTAA
- a CDS encoding TRAP transporter small permease, whose protein sequence is MNIIENFIDKIGRTVSYFYFFAVIISMWEIVLRWIFNSPTIWAHELVICTCGITYLLSGGIVTKEKLHIRITAVYGLMSKKIKWYLDLMAYLIGIISIGLLIQGSLRQSKMAIRVWERTGSAWDPPLYALIKPAITVGAILVIISTIIHLVRHLKEKKPNEY, encoded by the coding sequence GTGAATATAATTGAAAATTTCATTGATAAAATCGGAAGAACAGTTAGTTATTTTTATTTTTTTGCTGTAATTATTTCAATGTGGGAAATTGTCCTCCGTTGGATATTTAATAGTCCTACAATATGGGCGCATGAATTAGTAATATGTACCTGTGGGATTACCTATCTTCTCTCGGGTGGCATAGTAACAAAAGAAAAATTGCATATTAGAATAACAGCAGTTTATGGCTTAATGTCAAAGAAAATAAAATGGTATTTGGATTTGATGGCGTATCTAATAGGTATCATTTCTATAGGATTGTTAATACAGGGATCATTAAGACAAAGTAAAATGGCAATAAGAGTCTGGGAACGAACTGGATCAGCATGGGATCCTCCACTGTATGCTTTAATCAAACCTGCAATTACAGTTGGAGCAATATTGGTGATAATCTCTACGATTATTCATTTAGTTAGGCATTTAAAAGAAAAAAAACCTAATGAATATTGA
- a CDS encoding amino acid ABC transporter ATP-binding protein, with the protein MSLEILSCRNLKKQFGENQVLRGIDLQINKGESLAIIGASGSGKSTLLRCLNFLEIPSSGEVRLRGELIGSRQNELVLYQERDLIPIRAKIGMVFQHFNLFPHMTVLQNVMEGPRTVLKLPKSEYESRALSYLEKVGIPEKRNAYPSELSGGQQQRVAIARALAMEPEIMLFDEATSALDPELVGEVLDVILKLMEEGLTCVLVTHELGFAYSAAQRVLFMHNGMILEEGSAYDVLVEPQQPRTIEFLRGHSRFQLPSPKSAQ; encoded by the coding sequence ATGAGTCTAGAGATCCTGTCCTGTCGCAATTTGAAGAAGCAGTTTGGTGAGAATCAGGTGCTTCGAGGGATTGATCTGCAAATCAATAAAGGTGAAAGTCTAGCTATTATTGGAGCCTCTGGTTCTGGCAAGTCTACATTGTTGCGCTGCTTGAATTTCTTGGAGATTCCTAGTTCTGGGGAGGTCCGCTTGAGAGGCGAACTGATTGGTAGTCGACAGAACGAGCTGGTACTGTATCAGGAAAGAGACTTAATTCCGATCCGTGCAAAGATTGGCATGGTCTTCCAGCATTTCAACCTCTTTCCCCACATGACGGTATTGCAGAATGTGATGGAAGGGCCTCGGACCGTACTAAAGTTACCCAAATCAGAATATGAAAGCCGCGCACTATCGTATCTCGAGAAAGTAGGCATTCCTGAAAAACGTAACGCCTATCCTTCAGAATTGTCAGGAGGCCAGCAACAGCGAGTTGCCATTGCTCGGGCGCTGGCAATGGAACCAGAGATCATGCTGTTTGATGAAGCGACTTCGGCCCTGGATCCGGAATTGGTGGGAGAGGTACTAGATGTGATCCTCAAGCTGATGGAAGAAGGATTGACCTGTGTGCTAGTGACTCATGAACTTGGTTTTGCTTACAGCGCTGCACAGCGAGTGCTGTTCATGCACAACGGGATGATTCTCGAAGAAGGCAGCGCCTATGATGTGCTCGTCGAACCTCAGCAGCCAAGAACCATTGAATTCTTACGCGGACACTCCCGCTTTCAACTTCCTTCCCCCAAGAGTGCCCAATGA
- a CDS encoding aminotransferase class IV: MSTAPEHRSTHESESDERNQSLKVYLNGKIVPREQALVSVYDAGFMLGDGIWEGIRLYNRKWAFVQDHMDRLYESARVVDMDIPLTREQMIEALDQTAAANQMTQDVHARLMITRGLKSKPFQDPRLSQQGLTIVIIMEHSKVPEDIYHKGITLHTVPIYRGLPVTQDPKLNSHSKLNCILACIHAQKAGADEALMLDPHGFVNTTNSCNFFIVRKGEVWTSTGDYCMNGITRQKVIDLCRAHQIPIHVRNFSLMETYGAEEAFLTGTFGAQTPVESIDGRTISNPGQWPVIEKIRQHYKELVRADTV, encoded by the coding sequence ATGAGCACTGCACCAGAACATCGTTCTACCCACGAGTCCGAATCGGATGAACGGAATCAATCGCTCAAGGTCTATCTAAACGGTAAGATCGTCCCACGAGAACAGGCGCTGGTTTCAGTTTATGATGCGGGCTTCATGCTGGGAGATGGCATCTGGGAGGGAATTCGTCTCTACAACAGAAAATGGGCCTTTGTCCAGGATCACATGGACCGCTTGTATGAGTCTGCTCGTGTAGTGGACATGGACATTCCGCTGACTCGTGAGCAGATGATCGAAGCGCTGGATCAGACCGCTGCGGCCAACCAGATGACCCAGGATGTGCACGCTCGCCTGATGATTACCCGAGGCTTGAAGAGCAAACCGTTTCAGGATCCAAGGCTCTCCCAGCAGGGTCTAACAATCGTGATCATCATGGAACACTCCAAGGTACCGGAAGACATCTATCACAAGGGAATCACGCTCCACACGGTTCCAATCTATCGAGGCTTGCCCGTCACCCAGGATCCAAAGCTTAACTCTCACTCCAAACTCAACTGCATTCTGGCCTGTATTCATGCACAAAAAGCTGGCGCTGATGAAGCGCTGATGCTGGATCCACACGGTTTCGTCAACACCACCAACTCCTGCAACTTTTTCATTGTCCGCAAGGGTGAGGTATGGACTTCAACAGGGGACTACTGCATGAACGGGATCACCCGTCAAAAGGTGATCGATCTCTGTCGAGCTCACCAGATTCCCATTCATGTTCGGAACTTCTCTCTGATGGAAACTTATGGAGCGGAAGAAGCCTTCCTAACTGGGACATTTGGCGCACAAACTCCTGTGGAGTCAATCGATGGTCGTACGATCAGCAACCCGGGTCAGTGGCCAGTAATCGAGAAGATCCGCCAACACTACAAGGAACTGGTTCGAGCAGATACAGTTTAA
- a CDS encoding TRAP transporter large permease subunit, which produces MNIEIISIIILVGMVVLMALGVPLVYTTLTIAIGCTIYHFEGLKGLPLVASRVGGFVTEYVFVSVPLFVMMASILEKSGVAKDLYNAMFLLSGKLRGGVAVQTTLVAVFMAAMTGIIGGEIILLGLLALPQMLRLGYEKKLAIGTICAGGSLGTLIPPSVVLIVYGLVANVSIGKLFLAGVIPGLLLALLYMGYIIIRCWIQPELAPLAEEFTNKISRTEKIRLLKGLILPFSVIVWVLGSIYGGIASVTEAAAVGVFGAIVSSVIRKEFSMKMVRDSAFQTMTTVGMLIWLTFGANALVGIYNIMGGTAYMHTMLTGLPYDPIFIVLIMMGILIVMGTFMDWIGICLLTMPIFVPVVIDIGYNPIWFGILFTLNMQLSYLSPPFGPACFYLKTVAPKEITLNQIFNAMWPFLGLQLIGLILVLSFPEIALWLTNYI; this is translated from the coding sequence ATGAATATTGAAATTATTTCAATAATTATTTTAGTTGGTATGGTGGTACTAATGGCCCTAGGAGTCCCATTAGTTTACACTACTCTGACAATAGCAATCGGATGTACAATATATCACTTTGAAGGACTAAAAGGTCTACCATTAGTTGCTAGCCGTGTTGGTGGATTTGTAACAGAATATGTGTTTGTGTCAGTACCCCTATTCGTAATGATGGCTAGCATCTTAGAAAAATCAGGGGTAGCAAAAGATTTATATAACGCAATGTTTTTGCTTTCAGGAAAACTAAGAGGGGGTGTCGCAGTTCAAACAACTTTAGTTGCAGTTTTTATGGCAGCAATGACAGGGATCATAGGCGGAGAAATTATTTTGTTAGGTCTATTAGCACTGCCACAAATGCTAAGACTTGGATATGAAAAAAAATTGGCTATAGGGACAATTTGTGCGGGTGGATCTTTAGGAACCTTAATACCACCAAGTGTAGTATTAATTGTATACGGATTAGTCGCAAATGTTTCAATTGGAAAACTGTTTTTGGCAGGCGTAATTCCGGGTCTTCTTTTAGCATTATTATATATGGGATATATAATAATTAGATGTTGGATTCAGCCAGAATTAGCTCCTTTAGCTGAAGAATTTACTAATAAAATCAGTAGGACAGAAAAAATTCGTTTGCTTAAAGGGCTTATCTTACCTTTTTCGGTTATAGTATGGGTATTAGGTTCTATTTATGGGGGTATTGCTTCAGTTACTGAGGCAGCTGCAGTAGGTGTTTTTGGTGCTATTGTTTCATCTGTAATACGAAAAGAATTTTCAATGAAAATGGTACGTGATTCAGCATTTCAAACGATGACTACAGTAGGAATGCTAATATGGCTAACATTTGGTGCAAATGCTCTAGTGGGTATTTATAATATCATGGGTGGGACTGCCTACATGCACACAATGCTAACAGGTTTGCCTTATGACCCAATTTTCATTGTGTTGATTATGATGGGAATTTTAATCGTAATGGGAACTTTTATGGATTGGATTGGTATCTGTCTACTAACCATGCCAATATTTGTACCTGTTGTAATTGATATTGGGTATAACCCGATCTGGTTTGGTATATTGTTCACACTGAATATGCAGTTGTCATATCTTAGTCCACCTTTTGGACCTGCGTGCTTCTACTTGAAAACTGTTGCACCAAAAGAAATTACACTTAATCAAATATTTAATGCCATGTGGCCATTCCTAGGACTACAGCTTATAGGG